In Bacteroides cellulosilyticus, the genomic stretch AAGTTTTGTTCTTCTGAAGAATACCCCCACCACCGCACAGCCACTCGTAGCTCATAACTCGTCAACCGTAGCTGCTTCACCCGTGCTTCCGTTGAAGAAGCAAGGCACAGTTGCCGTCATCGGCCCTCTCGGAAATACCCGCAGCAATATGCCGGGCACCTGGAGCGTAGCCGCACGCCTCAACGATTACCCTTCTTTATACGAAGGCTTGAAAGAAATGATGGCAGGCAAGGTCAACATCACCTATGCCAAAGGTAGTAACCTTATCGGCGATGCAGCTTACGAAGAACGTGCCACCATGTTCGGCCGTTCATTGAACCGTGACAATCGCACAGACCAGGAGTTACTGGACGAAGCACTGAAAGTTGCAGCCGGTGCCGATGTTATCGTAGCTGCACTGGGAGAATCTTCTGAAATGAGCGGTGAAAGTTCAAGCCGCACCGAACTCGGCTTGCCCGATGTACAGCATACTTTATTGGAAGCCTTACTGAAAACAGGCAAACCCGTAGTACTAACCCTCTTTACCGGTCGGCCGTTGACGCTGAACTGGGAACAGGAGCATGTACCTGCCATCCTGAACGTATGGTTCGGAGGCAGTGAAGCGGCTTATGCCATTGGCGATGTTCTGTTCGGTGACGTGAATCCGAGTGGAAAACTAACCATGACTTTCCCGAAGAATGTAGGCCAGATACCTTTGTTCTACAATCATAAGAATACCGGTCGGCCACTGGCAGCAGGCAAATGGTTCGAAAAGTTCCGTTCAAATTATCTGGATGTGGATAATGAGCCGCTATATCCCTTCGGTTATGGATTGTCATATACCACTTTCCAGTACAGTGACATTGCATTGAGCACACCGACATTGGGAAAAGATGGTTCCGTTACAGCCGTAGTCACCGTCACCAATACAGGCAAACATGACGGTGCGGAAGTAGTTCAACTCTATATCCGCGACCTCGTAGGAAGCATCACCCGCCCTGTACGCGAGTTGAAAGGGTTCAATAAAATCTTCCTTCGTGCCGGAGAAAGCAAAACGGTATCATTCACTATCACGCGTGATCTGCTTCGCTTCTATGATTACAACCTGAACTACGTAGCCGAGCCGGGTGACTTTGATATCATGATCGGTGGAAACAGCCAGGCTGTGAAGACGGCGAAGTTGACGCTGAGCAAGTGACAAGCTACAAGCTACGAGCTACAAGTGCCTTTCGGACTACACAGCGCAGCCACTTGTAGCTTGTAGCTCGTAGCTTATTTATCATCCCTAACCCCTTATTAATTATGAAACAATTAACAACCTACCTTCCCCTCCTCTTCTTGCTTCTCCTCGGAGCCTGCAAGAATGCCAAGACCGGAAGTGCCGCCCAACTTACCGATGATGCCCTCATGGACACCGTTCAACGGCGAACCTTCAATTACTTCTGGGAAGGCGCGGAGCCTAACAGCGGTCTTGCCCCCGAGCGTATCCACATAGATGGTATCTACCCCGAAAAAGACCAGAACGTCATTACTTCCGGCGGTAGCGGCTTTGGCATTATGGCGATACTTTCAGGTATCGACCGCAACTACATCACTCGTGAAGAAGGTCTGGCACGTATGGAAAAGATAGTCTCTTTCCTTGAAAAAGCCGACCGCTTCCACGGTGCCTATCCTCACTGGTGGTATGGAGATACCGGCAAGGTAAAGCCTTTCGGACAGAAAGACAACGGTGGCGACCTCGTAGAAACAGCTTTCCTTATACAAGGACTGCTTGCCGTACACCAATATTACGTCAATGGCTCTCCCCAAGAACAGGCACTTGCCAAGCGCATCGATACCCTTTGGCGTGATGTCGACTGGAATTTCTATCGCCAGGGCGACCAGAATGTACTCTACTGGCATTGGAGTCCCGAATACGGTTGGGCAATGGACTTCCCCGTACATGGTTACAACGAATGTCTCATCATGTACCTGCTTGCCGCTGCCTCACCCACGCACGGCGTTCCCGCCTCCGTCTATCATGAGGGATGGGCACAGAACGGCGCCATCGTCGAACCCCATAAAGTAGAAGATATCGAACTTCATCTGCGCTATCAGGGTTGTGAAGCAGGTCCCCTCTTTTGGGCACATTATTCCTTCCTCGGATTAGATCCGACTCATCTAAAAGATGAATACTGCGCCAGCTATTTCGATGAAATGCGTAATCTGACTCTCGTGAACCGTGCTTATTGCATCCGAAATCCGAAGCACTACAAAGGTTTCGGTCCGGACTGTTGGGGACTGACCGCCAGCTACTCCGTCAACGGATATGCCGCCCACATGCCGAACGAACGGGATGACCAGGGAGTCATCTCTCCTACCGCCGCTCTTTCGTCCATCGTCTATACCCCGGACTATTCACTCGCTGTGATGCGCCATCTCTATGATATGGGCGATAAGCTATTCGGTCCTTATGGTTTCTACGATGCTTTCTCCGAAACAGAGAACTGGTATCCCAAACGATATCTTGCCATCGATCAGGGACCTATTGCCGTCATGATAGAGAACTATCGCACCGGTCTGCTATGGAAACTATTTATGAGCCATCCGGATGTACAAAACGGATTGCAGAAACTGGGATTCTCAACAGATAAATAAATAAGAAAAGCCGGAAGCAGTACACAAACCTGTTCCCGGCTTTTACTTTTCCTCAAGATCACTCACACCGTCCTTATTCTTTATCCATCTAATAAACAATGCATTAAATTGATTTGAGTAGTAAATGAGTAGTCCCCGATTTGTTAAAAATCAGGGATATGTATTGGTGGTGAATATCTTTTTTGCAGTTCGCAAATCGAAAGCCGCAAGATATAAAAGCGAACTATTGAAATTTTATATTATATTCTGGTAAATACGTTCTACTTGATATTATTTCCTGCCCTGTACTTTTCACAGTCATAGTAACAGTTACATTAACTCCAAGATTCGCTACATATAATACAGGCTTACCATTAAAATATGCATTACTTATAGACAATGGGAAGCTATTTGTATCAGTACGATTATAAGATGCCATATATGAAAAGACCGTATTATAATATACCGAAAAAGTCTCTGTATATACTGAACTACTGCCAATATAAACACCAATATCACTTAAAACTATCGGATAGTCGTAGTATGCTAATTTAACCTTTGTACCTTTTTCTTCATTTTGAATAACTGTGGGAGAAGGATCATACCCTGATCTTTTACTTGGTATATAAGTACAGTATACCGTATAAGAATTATTAGGAGTAATATTATAATATTTTTTAAATTGAACATCCCATTCACTTCCCTCAAACTCCACAAGATTATAACGAACTTTATAAGTTATTTCATCCGCTATGGATGGATTAATAACTACATTAAATGTTGGACGAAATGATAATGTATAATATTTTCCCGCATACTTACAATTATATGCAGAAGCTATATCTGGCCGGGCAATTACTTCGTGATAAGTTCCTGTTATATCTAATATTGGTGCAGATGCTAAATTCCAAGCTCCAAATCCTTCATCACATTTTATAGCTGTTAGCGGCAAGACAGGAACCGAACTATTTTCAATCATTTGCCCCTTCAAATCAATAGTTCCATTAGTAGATAATTCAACTGTTTGTATAGTGGGTTCATTAACTTTTTTCGAACCGAGAAATGAACCAAAAAGAGCATTTAATCCTCCAGATATCAAACCTGTAACTCCCCCTTTAGCTAATCCAGCCAATCCACCAGCAACCATATTACCAATATTTTTAAAAATTCCAGAAGGAATATTGTTTAGGGCTTTTTCAGCCTCGCCTTTCACCCATTTCTCGGCAGCATCCCCACCTGCCTTTACTATAGAATTTGCACCTTTTTGCAGAAGATTCGGAGATGAAGAGTAATGATCTTCAACAATAGTACCTGTTGTTGTATCTTTATAATTCCCTGTAAGTGTCAACTCAGATATGTTTAACACTTTCGAATAAACATTTATGTTTCCATCAGCTCGTCCTGTATATGTAAGCGGTATTTGAAAACAATTCCAACCTTGATCAATACCCAAAGTAGTGTTATTACTCAAACAATTAACACCCACACGTTGAATTGAAGTTCGATCCAATGGTGCCGTAAATGTAGTTCCTTGATTGAAGTAACCATAATACTTTTCATCAAAGAACTCCCAAACAGCATTATTATTTAAGAACGAGCTCCTATTATAATAAAAGACTTTTAAAATACCTGTATATTTATTATAGAAGATTAGATAATCACTACCATTATCTTTACTGGGAGTACTTAAAAACATCCAACCATCTTGTTTCTTTATGTCCATTCTTGTATCATAGATTATGCTAGTAGGAGCATATTCGACCCAAGGTAAATCATAAGTCTTATTATCTGTCAATAGAATAGACGTTTGATTTTCCCAATCTTGTTCAAAATCCAGAGGGTTCAAGGATCTAGTACTCTCTGACGCATCAGTTTCTAAATTCAATAAATTGCTTTGGCTTTCATCTGTACATGAATAATTAATAAGAACAGATAAAATAACGAAGAAAATAGATACATGTTTCATAATAATAAAAATTTAAAGGTTATACTACTACATAAATATATTTTCAATGCAATAAATACGCCATGCTAATCATTTTCTCACAATCTACCCTATATTACAAACACTTATGACATTTAGTTTATTT encodes the following:
- a CDS encoding glucoamylase family protein, translating into MKQLTTYLPLLFLLLLGACKNAKTGSAAQLTDDALMDTVQRRTFNYFWEGAEPNSGLAPERIHIDGIYPEKDQNVITSGGSGFGIMAILSGIDRNYITREEGLARMEKIVSFLEKADRFHGAYPHWWYGDTGKVKPFGQKDNGGDLVETAFLIQGLLAVHQYYVNGSPQEQALAKRIDTLWRDVDWNFYRQGDQNVLYWHWSPEYGWAMDFPVHGYNECLIMYLLAAASPTHGVPASVYHEGWAQNGAIVEPHKVEDIELHLRYQGCEAGPLFWAHYSFLGLDPTHLKDEYCASYFDEMRNLTLVNRAYCIRNPKHYKGFGPDCWGLTASYSVNGYAAHMPNERDDQGVISPTAALSSIVYTPDYSLAVMRHLYDMGDKLFGPYGFYDAFSETENWYPKRYLAIDQGPIAVMIENYRTGLLWKLFMSHPDVQNGLQKLGFSTDK